In one Chitinophaga sancti genomic region, the following are encoded:
- the ltrA gene encoding group II intron reverse transcriptase/maturase, with amino-acid sequence MLEEILDIRNVQKAFKQVTANKGAGGIDGMQTDELRDYLNTNWQTLRTSILEGRYGPQAVKKVEIDKENGGGKRMLGIPTVIDRLITQSISQWLSPQYEGEFSNYSYGFRENRNAHQALYQAQTNLNDGYEWVVELDLDKFFDRVNHDRLMSLLAQKIADKRTLKLLRSYLNCGMMENGVVIERKEGTPQGSPLSPLLSNIVLNELDKELEARSHRFVRYCDDCSIYVKSEKSATRVLSTITEFIEKKLKLKVNRTKSKVSRPIESTLLGFSFYRREKGWAVRIASKSLRKIKEKMKDQTQRKAPGKVKDKIKKMEAIIVGWVNYFRIATAKSRMEELDRLVRTRLRMGIWKQWKRPSTRWKNLKMLGINVGKAYEWSNSRKGYCRIANSAILHRALNNDYFTKQGYVGFANHYYWKTTHQTKLF; translated from the coding sequence ATGCTGGAAGAAATATTAGATATCCGCAATGTACAAAAAGCCTTTAAGCAGGTAACTGCCAATAAAGGAGCGGGGGGTATAGATGGTATGCAGACCGATGAACTTCGTGACTACCTGAATACGAACTGGCAGACGTTGCGGACCAGTATTTTAGAAGGCAGGTACGGCCCCCAGGCAGTTAAGAAAGTAGAAATAGACAAGGAAAATGGCGGCGGTAAAAGAATGTTGGGAATACCTACTGTAATCGACAGGCTAATTACCCAGTCAATATCCCAATGGCTAAGCCCACAGTATGAAGGAGAGTTTTCCAATTATAGCTATGGGTTTAGAGAAAACCGGAACGCTCATCAGGCATTGTATCAGGCACAAACAAACCTGAACGACGGCTATGAATGGGTAGTGGAGTTGGACTTAGACAAGTTTTTCGATCGGGTGAACCATGACCGGCTAATGTCGCTTCTGGCCCAAAAGATAGCTGACAAGAGGACGCTGAAACTACTGCGCTCATACCTGAATTGCGGGATGATGGAAAATGGGGTTGTGATAGAACGTAAGGAAGGCACTCCTCAAGGCAGCCCTCTCTCCCCCCTGCTGAGCAACATTGTTTTAAACGAACTGGACAAAGAGTTAGAGGCAAGAAGCCACCGGTTTGTACGGTATTGCGATGACTGTAGCATCTACGTGAAAAGTGAAAAGTCAGCGACGCGCGTGCTGTCAACAATCACCGAGTTCATAGAAAAGAAGCTAAAGCTAAAAGTAAACCGTACAAAAAGTAAAGTGAGCCGTCCGATAGAGAGTACGCTTCTGGGTTTCTCTTTTTATCGAAGAGAGAAAGGGTGGGCAGTGCGCATTGCATCTAAATCGCTGAGAAAGATTAAAGAGAAGATGAAGGATCAAACGCAGCGTAAAGCCCCCGGCAAAGTGAAAGACAAGATAAAGAAGATGGAGGCCATAATAGTAGGTTGGGTGAATTACTTTCGGATAGCCACGGCCAAAAGCAGAATGGAAGAACTGGACAGGTTGGTAAGAACACGTCTAAGAATGGGAATATGGAAACAATGGAAAAGGCCATCAACACGGTGGAAAAACCTGAAAATGTTGGGAATTAATGTGGGTAAAGCTTATGAGTGGAGCAACAGTCGTAAAGGCTACTGCCGCATTGCAAACAGTGCAATACTGCACCGAGCCTTGAACAACGACTACTTTACTAAACAAGGGTATGTAGGGTTCGCCAATCACTATTACTGGAAAACAACTCACCAAACTAAGTTATTCTGA